The Pseudophryne corroboree isolate aPseCor3 chromosome 2, aPseCor3.hap2, whole genome shotgun sequence genome has a segment encoding these proteins:
- the SLITRK6 gene encoding SLIT and NTRK-like protein 6, translating into MNALVVLLYLFLFLISSRRTTSELLGSCTNMCLCEEKDGSLFVNCEEKGITKLAEIEIPPSQYLELNLLNNGLYKLHVNDFLDFNNLISLHLGFNNIVAIEPGAFNDLRMLKKLHINHNSLEILRENTFMGLEKLEFLQADNNFITTIEANTFSKLNRLKVLILNDNAIDFIPDNIFRFVPLTHLDLRGNQLQTLSYVGFLEHIGRIIELQLEDNKWVCNCDLLQLKIWLENMPQQSTIGDVVCYNPPDLKGAVLRKLKKEMFCITTPSSDLEEPSVPLSLLGTASISDGRVPTKITSLQIPTKETFVLTKSTTLLPGFYCPVPCHCSSYSFSGTLIHCQERNIESVSDLEPPPLNPRKLILAGNIIHRIYKSDFTEYGSLEMLHLGNNQIEIIEEQSFQNLTKLQKLYLNGNHLKSLNPGIFFGMTNIEYLYLEYNAITEISSGTFSVMPKLKVLYLNNNLLKTLPEHIFSGVPLTKVNLKNNQFVNIPIKTVLEELNLVTQIEIQDNPWDCTCSIIGLKHWIQQHKTVVVGEILCYSPRERVKMELRSLDSEDLCPELINFKDFATQPNFNNLTPTFTSTNKVDTILKSLSDYIPLSVLILGLLIVLITAVLCSAGIIVLVLHRRRRYKKKQENGQIRENSPVHIQYSIYGHKTTHHTTERPGSAMFEQRIINPVVQVYQTPPFTPKHSEQDQEEDQELNDSKKLCRGLIEKEINSLQAPSNIKFKDPSTEFISFQDASYLYRNLIEKEQEIQQLGIAEYLRKNIVHLQPGIEVHYPGTHEELKLMESLMYSKSRKVLVEQTKNEYFELKANLHSEPDYLEVLEQQT; encoded by the coding sequence TCTTGAATAATGGATTATATAAACTACATGTGAATGACTTTTTAGATTTCAATAATTTAATATCTTTACATCTTGGTTTTAATAATATTGTGGCAATTGAACCAGGAGCATTCAATGATCTCCGCATGCTTAAGAAACTTCATATTAATCACAACTCTTTGGAAATACTAAGAGAAAATACTTTTATGGGACTGGAGAAACTGGAATTTCTTCAAGCAGACAACAATTTTATTACTACGATTGAAGCAAATACATTTAGTAAACTTAACAGATTGAAAGTTCTTATTCTCAATGATAATGCAATCGATTTCATACCTGACAATATTTTTCGTTTTGTACCTCTTACTCACTTGGATTTAAGAGGAAACCAGTTGCAAACTCTTTCATATGTTGGATTTTTAGAACACATTGGAAGAATAATAGAACTTCAATTAGAAGATAATAAATGGGTTTGCAACTGTGATTTGTTACAGCTGAAAATCTGGCTGGAGAACATGCCTCAACAATCCACAATAGGTGATGTTGTTTGCTATAACCCACCAGATTTGAAAGGTGCTGTTCTCcgaaaattaaaaaaagaaatgtTCTGCATCACAACCCCCAGCAGTGATCTTGAAGAACCTTCAGTACCACTATCATTGTTGGGTACTGCATCAATAAGTGATGGTAGAGTACCAACAAAGATAACATCACTTCAAATACCAACCAAGGAAACATTTGTTCTCACAAAATCAACAACTCTACTTCCAGGCTTTTATTGTCCAGTTCCATGCCATTGTTCTAGTTACAGTTTCTCTGGAACCTTGATTCACTGCCAAGAGCGGAACATTGAAAGTGTATCTGACCTGGAACCTCCACCTCTAAATCCAAGAAAGCTAATTTTGGCAGGAAACATTATTCATAGAATATATAAATCGGATTTTACAGAATATGGAAGCCTAGAAATGCTTCATTTAGGTAACAATCAAATTGAGATAATTGAAGAACAATCTTTCCAGAATTTGACTAAACTACAGAAGTTGTATTTGAATGGAAATCATTTAAAAAGTTTAAACCCTGGCATATTCTTTGGAATGACAAATATTGAGTACTTATACTTGGAATACAATGCAATTACTGAAATTTCATCTGGAACATTTTCTGTAATGCCGAAACTGAAAGTTCTTTATTTAAATAATAACCTTTTAAAAACATTACCAGAACATATATTTTCTGGAGTTCCATTAACAAAGGTAAATCTTAAAAATAACCAGTTTGTAAATATTCCAATTAAAACAGTTTTAGAAGAATTGAACTTGGTGACACAAATTGAAATTCAGGATAATCCTTGGGACTGTACATGCAGTATAATTGGGCTTAAACACTGGATCCAACAGCATAAAACTGTGGTTGTTGGGGAGATTCTTTGCTACTCTCCCAGAGAGCGGGTAAAAATGGAATTAAGGTCCCTTGACAGTGAAGATTTGTGCCCTGAACTAATAAATTTTAAAGATTTTGCCACACAACCAAATTTCAACAATCTTACACCAACATTCACATCCACAAATAAAGTTGATACTATATTAAAATCACTTTCTGATTACATACCACTTTCTGTTTTAATTCTTGGTCTCCTGATTGTGTTAATTACAGCTGTGCTTTGTTCTGCAGGAATTATAGTTCTTGTTTTGCACAGGAGACGCAGGTATAAAAAGAAACAGGAAAATGGACAAATAAGAGAAAATAGTCCTGTTCATATTCAATACAGTATCTATGGTCACAAAACAACGCACCATACAACAGAAAGACCAGGATCAGCTATGTTTGAACAACGGATAATAAATCCGGTTGTTCAGGTTTACCAAACACCTCCATTTACACCAAAACattcagaacaagaccaggaggaagACCAGGAGCTCAACGATTCAAAGAAACTGTGTagaggactcatagaaaaggagatTAATTCATTGCAAGCACCTTCAAACATAAAATTCAAAGATCCATCtaccgaatttatttcttttcagGACGCAAGTTACCTTTATAGAAATCTCATTGAAAAGGAACAAGAAATTCAACAGCTTGGAATTGCTGAGTATTTGAGAAAAAACATAGTTCACTTGCAGCCAGGTATAGAGGTGCATTATCCTGGGACTCATGAAGAGTTAAAATTGATGGAATCCCTTATGTATAGTAAGTCAAGGAAGGTTCTTGTTGAACAAACCAAAAATGAATATTTTGAGCTAAAAGCCAATCTTCATTCAGAGCCTGACTACTTGGAAGTTTTAGAACAACAGACGTGA